A region from the Inhella inkyongensis genome encodes:
- a CDS encoding pseudouridine synthase, translating into MSTATFPDLPLLAEGEGWIAIDKPAGLLVHPSQLDAHEADTVLARAQAQFGRRFSPAHRLDKGTSGVLLLTHSAPAAALLGAWFRDEQIHKRYLGLVRGWPQGEQGVIDHPLARDPEQPSAGQAHLPAQTRWQVLQRLSWPVRTQPGFEHTRGALLELEPLQGRRHQIRRHCKHIAHPLIGDATHGKGPLNRALAAHLGRQRLWLHAQRLELPDSQVIEAPPGPEWSALQQA; encoded by the coding sequence ATGTCGACGGCGACCTTTCCTGACTTGCCCCTGCTGGCCGAAGGCGAGGGCTGGATCGCCATCGACAAGCCGGCCGGCCTGCTGGTGCACCCCAGCCAGCTGGACGCCCACGAGGCCGACACCGTGCTGGCGCGCGCGCAGGCTCAGTTCGGCCGCCGCTTCAGCCCCGCGCACCGGCTGGACAAGGGCACCAGTGGGGTGCTGTTGCTGACCCACAGCGCGCCAGCCGCCGCCCTGCTGGGGGCCTGGTTTCGAGACGAGCAAATTCACAAGCGCTATCTGGGTCTGGTGCGCGGCTGGCCGCAGGGCGAGCAGGGTGTGATCGACCATCCGCTGGCGCGCGACCCCGAGCAACCCAGCGCTGGCCAAGCGCACTTGCCGGCACAGACCCGCTGGCAGGTGCTGCAGCGCCTGAGCTGGCCCGTGCGCACCCAGCCCGGCTTTGAGCACACCCGCGGGGCCTTGCTGGAGTTGGAGCCGCTGCAGGGCCGACGGCACCAGATACGGCGCCACTGCAAGCACATCGCTCACCCGTTGATCGGCGACGCCACCCACGGCAAGGGGCCGCTGAACCGAGCGCTGGCGGCGCATCTGGGTCGGCAGCGGCTGTGGCTGCATGCACAGCGCTTGGAATTACCGGACAGCCAGGTCATCGAAGCCCCTCCGGGGCCGGAATGGTCAGCCCTCCAGCAGGCGTAG
- a CDS encoding tRNA-uridine aminocarboxypropyltransferase, whose amino-acid sequence MSRHCPRCLRARCLCALALQPPLQHDTELVILQHPLEQFEVKGTARLLALSLNRCRLEVGEVFAPLPNPEQRIEALLYPGGESLLAPDVPAQRLRLYALDGSWRKSRLLLHRNPWLQALPRVHLETLPSSAYTVRKAHAGHQLSTLEACGLALDQLEAAPVFKPALDGVLAGLVQALSRRAPDSNLHGPDSG is encoded by the coding sequence TTGAGTCGCCACTGCCCACGCTGCCTGCGCGCGCGCTGCCTGTGCGCGCTCGCCCTGCAGCCGCCCTTGCAGCACGACACCGAACTGGTGATCCTCCAGCACCCACTGGAGCAATTCGAAGTCAAGGGCACCGCGCGCTTGCTGGCCCTGTCGCTAAACCGCTGCCGCTTGGAGGTCGGCGAGGTCTTCGCCCCACTGCCCAACCCGGAGCAGCGCATCGAGGCCCTGCTTTATCCCGGCGGTGAATCCTTGCTCGCCCCCGACGTCCCTGCGCAGCGCCTGCGCCTCTACGCGCTGGATGGCAGCTGGCGCAAAAGCCGCCTGCTGCTGCACCGCAACCCCTGGCTGCAAGCCCTGCCGCGGGTGCACCTTGAAACACTGCCAAGCAGCGCCTACACGGTGCGCAAGGCGCACGCGGGGCATCAGTTGTCGACGCTGGAAGCCTGTGGCTTGGCCCTGGACCAGCTGGAAGCGGCACCTGTCTTCAAGCCCGCGCTGGACGGCGTGTTGGCGGGGTTGGTGCAGGCTCTTAGCAGGCGGGCTCCAGATTCGAACCTCCATGGACCTGACTCTGGATAG
- a CDS encoding GrpB family protein: MNLPAFARSRRIEIVGPLARWPEEHVHWRARLRGLLPEPAFEIESIGSTAVPGLAAKDVIDLQLGVPSLDGALPWRERLWAAGWQRGREWVMDEGAAPGRKLYFREPEGERRVHLHVREIGSANHRFALLMRDYLCAQPEAAVQYEQIKRRAAALFPEQVDGYLWLKEPVFQLIGLAAEQWAVRVGWRSA, from the coding sequence ATGAACCTGCCAGCCTTCGCTCGCAGCCGCCGCATCGAAATCGTCGGTCCGCTCGCGCGTTGGCCCGAGGAGCATGTGCATTGGCGTGCGCGGCTGCGCGGGCTCTTGCCCGAGCCGGCGTTCGAGATCGAATCCATCGGCTCCACGGCGGTGCCCGGCCTGGCGGCCAAGGATGTGATTGATCTGCAACTGGGCGTGCCCTCGCTGGATGGCGCACTGCCATGGCGCGAGCGCCTGTGGGCGGCGGGCTGGCAGCGCGGGCGCGAATGGGTGATGGACGAGGGGGCCGCGCCCGGCCGCAAGCTCTACTTCCGAGAACCCGAGGGCGAGCGGCGCGTGCATCTGCATGTGCGCGAGATTGGCAGTGCCAACCATCGCTTTGCGCTCTTGATGCGCGACTACCTGTGCGCGCAGCCTGAAGCCGCAGTCCAGTACGAACAGATCAAGCGCCGTGCGGCTGCGCTTTTTCCCGAACAGGTGGATGGGTATCTGTGGCTCAAGGAGCCGGTGTTTCAGTTGATCGGATTGGCGGCGGAGCAGTGGGCGGTGAGGGTTGGGTGGCGATCGGCTTGA
- a CDS encoding UvrD-helicase domain-containing protein — protein sequence MNSTLLAHLNPEQLAAVTLGAEPGLILAGAGSGKTRVLTTRIAWLLSQGHVGPGGVMAVTFTNKAAKEMQTRLAAMLPYNVRGMWIGTFHGLCHRFLRAHWKAAGLPQGFQILDSSDTVAAVKRVIKAMNLDEERFIPKAVAHTIAHWKEDAARPKDVLARDPQEMKMVEIYAAYDAQCQREGVVDFAELMLRVYELMRDDAALRQHYQARFQHILVDEFQDTNKLQYAWLKLFAPPGGRGAVFAVGDDDQSIYAFRGAQVGNMHAFEREYGVRRLIKLEQNYRSCGHILDCANHLIDHNQKRLGKTLRTDAGQGEPLRVFEAPSDFEEARWVLEEAQSLHRGGLARAEIAILYRSNAQSRVIESALFNAGIPYRVYGGLRFFERAEVKHALAYLRLLENVNDDTSFLRVVNFPARAIGARTVEQLQDAAKASGRSLWQSVSALSGRAGVSLQKFIELIEGLRRATEGQTLRAIVEHVVEGSGLAAHYRSDKDGAERLENLEELITAAESFVTQEGFGKDAVALPVDELGVNGQLGPGLTPDADTGEIMSPLAAFLTHASLESGENQAIAGADALQLMTIHAAKGLEFDAVFLTGLEEGLFPNERALQDFDGLEEERRLMYVAITRARKRLHLSLAQSRMLHGQTRYHVRSRFLAELPEASLKWLSPKQGGFGSGFERDYANAWQRGSGLSGVVGAGRGGEARGGWPAPKPAAWQQAVAAPVPKKAEHDSGLRVGQAVFHNKFGEGVVLTLEGAGADARAHIQFGRHGAKWLALSVAKLTPI from the coding sequence ATGAATTCGACACTTCTTGCCCACCTCAACCCCGAACAACTCGCCGCCGTGACGCTCGGTGCGGAGCCCGGGCTCATCCTCGCCGGTGCGGGCTCGGGCAAGACCCGGGTGCTGACCACCCGCATCGCCTGGCTGCTGAGTCAGGGCCATGTGGGCCCAGGGGGCGTGATGGCCGTGACCTTTACCAACAAGGCCGCCAAGGAGATGCAGACCCGCCTGGCCGCGATGCTGCCCTACAACGTGCGCGGCATGTGGATTGGCACCTTCCACGGCCTGTGCCATCGCTTCCTGCGCGCGCATTGGAAGGCCGCCGGACTGCCCCAGGGCTTCCAGATCCTGGACAGCAGCGACACGGTGGCCGCGGTCAAGCGCGTCATCAAGGCCATGAACCTGGACGAGGAGCGTTTCATCCCTAAGGCCGTGGCCCACACCATCGCCCATTGGAAGGAAGACGCCGCCCGGCCCAAGGACGTGCTGGCGCGCGATCCGCAAGAGATGAAGATGGTGGAGATCTATGCCGCCTATGACGCGCAATGCCAGCGCGAGGGTGTGGTGGACTTTGCCGAGCTGATGCTGCGCGTCTACGAGCTGATGCGCGATGACGCCGCGCTGCGACAGCATTACCAGGCGCGCTTCCAGCACATCCTGGTCGATGAATTCCAGGACACCAACAAGCTGCAGTACGCCTGGCTCAAGCTCTTTGCACCACCGGGCGGGCGCGGCGCCGTGTTCGCGGTGGGCGACGACGACCAGAGCATCTACGCCTTTCGCGGCGCCCAGGTGGGCAATATGCATGCCTTCGAGCGCGAGTACGGGGTGCGTCGCTTGATCAAGCTGGAGCAGAACTACCGCAGCTGCGGCCACATCCTGGACTGCGCCAATCACCTGATCGATCACAACCAGAAGCGTCTGGGCAAGACCCTGCGTACCGACGCCGGCCAGGGCGAACCGCTGCGCGTGTTCGAGGCCCCCAGCGACTTCGAGGAGGCGCGTTGGGTGTTGGAAGAGGCGCAGAGCCTGCACCGTGGGGGTCTGGCGCGTGCGGAGATCGCCATCCTCTACCGCAGTAATGCGCAGAGCCGGGTGATCGAGTCGGCGCTCTTCAATGCGGGCATCCCTTACCGCGTGTATGGCGGACTGCGCTTTTTCGAGCGCGCCGAAGTCAAGCACGCGTTGGCCTACCTGCGCCTCTTGGAGAACGTCAACGACGACACCAGCTTCCTGCGCGTGGTGAACTTCCCGGCCCGCGCCATCGGCGCGCGCACGGTGGAGCAGCTGCAGGACGCGGCCAAAGCCAGTGGGCGCAGCCTCTGGCAGTCGGTCTCGGCGCTCTCGGGCCGGGCCGGCGTCAGCCTGCAAAAGTTCATCGAGTTGATCGAAGGCCTGCGCCGCGCCACCGAGGGCCAGACCCTGCGCGCCATCGTTGAGCACGTGGTCGAGGGCTCGGGCCTGGCCGCGCACTACCGCAGCGACAAGGACGGCGCCGAGCGTCTGGAGAACCTGGAGGAACTGATCACCGCGGCCGAGAGCTTTGTGACGCAGGAAGGCTTTGGCAAGGACGCGGTGGCGCTGCCGGTGGACGAACTGGGGGTCAACGGCCAACTCGGGCCTGGCCTCACCCCCGACGCCGACACCGGCGAGATCATGAGCCCGCTGGCCGCCTTCCTGACGCATGCCAGCCTCGAGTCGGGTGAGAACCAGGCGATTGCCGGGGCGGATGCGCTGCAACTGATGACCATCCACGCTGCCAAGGGCCTGGAGTTCGACGCGGTGTTCCTGACCGGCCTGGAGGAGGGCTTGTTCCCGAACGAGCGCGCGCTGCAGGACTTTGACGGCCTGGAGGAAGAGCGCCGCCTGATGTATGTGGCCATCACCCGCGCGCGCAAGCGCCTGCATTTAAGTCTGGCGCAAAGCCGCATGCTGCACGGGCAAACGCGCTACCACGTGCGCAGCCGCTTCCTGGCCGAGCTGCCCGAGGCCAGCCTGAAGTGGCTCAGCCCCAAGCAGGGCGGCTTTGGCAGCGGTTTTGAGCGCGATTACGCCAATGCTTGGCAGCGCGGCAGCGGTCTTTCCGGCGTGGTGGGTGCAGGGCGTGGTGGCGAAGCACGCGGTGGATGGCCGGCGCCCAAGCCGGCCGCTTGGCAGCAGGCCGTGGCCGCGCCGGTGCCCAAGAAGGCCGAGCATGACAGTGGGCTGCGCGTGGGCCAGGCGGTGTTCCACAACAAGTTTGGCGAGGGCGTGGTGCTGACCCTGGAAGGAGCGGGTGCCGACGCGCGCGCCCACATTCAGTTCGGGCGGCATGGGGCCAAGTGGTTGGCGCTTTCGGTGGCCAAGCTCACACCGATCTGA
- a CDS encoding YchJ family protein, protein MSDLNGACPCGHPQSYAACCGRYHRTFTETGTLSAPTAEALMRSRYSAFVRDQLSYLLATWHPRTRPDRLSPNEPGLRWLGLEVHRHTQLDATHAEVHFVARSKLGGRAHRLVETSRFERVDGVWLYVDGDLS, encoded by the coding sequence ATGAGCGATCTGAACGGCGCCTGCCCCTGCGGCCACCCGCAAAGCTATGCCGCCTGCTGCGGCCGCTATCACCGCACGTTTACCGAAACGGGCACACTCAGCGCGCCCACCGCCGAGGCCTTGATGCGCAGCCGTTACAGCGCCTTTGTGCGGGATCAGCTGAGCTATCTGCTCGCCACCTGGCACCCGCGCACCCGGCCTGACAGGCTCAGCCCCAACGAGCCCGGACTGCGCTGGCTGGGCTTGGAGGTCCACCGCCACACGCAGCTTGACGCGACCCATGCCGAGGTCCACTTCGTGGCCCGCAGTAAGCTGGGTGGACGGGCGCACCGGCTGGTGGAGACCAGCCGCTTCGAGCGCGTGGACGGGGTCTGGCTCTATGTCGACGGCGACCTTTCCTGA
- a CDS encoding lipoprotein-releasing ABC transporter permease subunit, translating to MNIPYELQVGWRYLRAGKGGRRNAFISFISGVSMVGIALGVAALIVVLSVMNGFQREVRDAMLSAIAHLEVTRWDGQGVEDWRSVAQAAQARPEVLGAAPFVNSQALLARGEDMRGVMVRGVLPTEEPKVTPMAAKLGPEVLNQLQPGQWKILIGVELARQLGVQVGEQLVMMAPGGQVTPAGVAPRMRSFTVAGVFQAGHYEYDAGLVMMHLDDAAKLFRTGGASGVQLRLQDLHQARAIAGELQPTLGPDWRVRDWTRANPTWFTAVQIEKRMMAIILTLIVAVAAFNLVSTLVMVVTDKQSDIAILRTLGASPRSIQAIFIVQGAFAGVVGTVIGVVLGLSLAFNVGTIVQAIERLIGAKFLPANIYLVSSMPSDPQRADIIPIALISLALAFLATLYPSWRAARVQPAQALRYE from the coding sequence ATGAATATCCCTTACGAGCTGCAGGTCGGCTGGCGCTATTTGCGCGCCGGCAAGGGCGGCCGGCGCAATGCCTTCATTTCCTTCATTTCCGGTGTGTCCATGGTGGGCATCGCACTGGGGGTGGCGGCCCTGATCGTGGTGCTGTCGGTGATGAATGGTTTCCAGCGCGAGGTGCGCGACGCCATGCTCTCGGCCATCGCCCATTTGGAGGTGACGCGCTGGGACGGGCAGGGCGTGGAGGATTGGCGCTCTGTGGCCCAGGCCGCCCAGGCCCGCCCCGAAGTGCTGGGTGCGGCGCCCTTTGTGAACAGCCAGGCCCTGCTGGCGCGCGGCGAGGACATGCGCGGTGTGATGGTGCGCGGCGTCTTGCCCACTGAGGAACCCAAGGTCACGCCCATGGCCGCCAAGCTGGGCCCCGAGGTCCTGAACCAGCTGCAGCCTGGGCAATGGAAGATCCTGATCGGTGTGGAACTGGCGCGCCAGCTCGGCGTTCAAGTGGGCGAGCAGCTGGTGATGATGGCGCCGGGTGGGCAGGTCACGCCGGCTGGTGTGGCCCCGCGCATGCGCAGCTTCACGGTGGCCGGGGTGTTCCAGGCCGGGCACTACGAGTACGACGCCGGCCTGGTCATGATGCATTTGGACGATGCGGCCAAGCTGTTCCGCACCGGCGGCGCCAGCGGCGTGCAGCTGCGTCTGCAAGATCTGCATCAGGCCCGCGCCATCGCTGGTGAACTGCAGCCCACCCTGGGCCCAGACTGGCGGGTGCGCGACTGGACGCGCGCCAACCCCACATGGTTCACGGCCGTGCAGATCGAGAAGCGCATGATGGCCATCATCCTGACCCTGATCGTGGCGGTGGCGGCCTTCAATCTGGTCAGTACCCTGGTGATGGTGGTGACCGACAAGCAAAGCGACATCGCCATCTTGCGCACCCTGGGTGCCAGCCCACGCTCGATCCAGGCCATCTTCATCGTGCAGGGCGCGTTCGCCGGTGTGGTGGGGACGGTGATCGGCGTGGTTTTGGGCTTGAGCCTGGCCTTCAATGTGGGCACGATCGTGCAGGCCATCGAGCGCCTGATCGGTGCCAAGTTCCTGCCTGCCAACATCTATCTGGTGAGCAGCATGCCCAGCGACCCGCAGCGCGCCGACATCATTCCCATCGCGCTGATCTCTCTGGCGCTGGCCTTTCTGGCCACGCTTTACCCGAGCTGGCGTGCCGCTCGGGTGCAACCGGCCCAGGCCCTGCGCTATGAATAG
- a CDS encoding homoserine kinase, with the protein MAVYTPVSEAQVGALLQRLRLGELQQLSGIAAGIENSNFFIDCDAGRYVLTLFERLSAQQLPFYLGLMQHLAAKGLPVPAPQADPEGQILFELGGKPAAVVTCLRGSHQLSPNVFHCEQLGHTLARLHEAVADFRPFQPNLRGLPWWQAVAPTLYAKLDADTAALLREELAFQTELAASRAYQDLPRGAIHADLFRDNAMFEGLPGREQLCGVFDLYFAGVDTFLFDLAVCLNDWCIDLASGRLIEERAAALVAAYEAVRPLSAAEHRLLPAALRAAALRFWLSRLDDWHRPRAAQLLKPHDPTHFERVLRERIAAPWHAMKELG; encoded by the coding sequence ATGGCGGTCTACACCCCGGTCTCCGAGGCTCAGGTGGGTGCGCTGCTGCAACGCCTGCGCTTGGGCGAGTTGCAGCAGCTCAGCGGCATCGCGGCGGGTATCGAGAACAGCAATTTCTTCATCGATTGCGACGCCGGTCGCTACGTGCTGACGCTGTTTGAGCGCCTCTCGGCCCAGCAACTCCCCTTCTACCTGGGTCTGATGCAGCATCTGGCGGCCAAAGGCTTGCCCGTGCCCGCCCCGCAGGCCGACCCCGAGGGCCAGATCCTGTTCGAACTGGGTGGCAAGCCAGCGGCGGTGGTGACCTGCCTGCGCGGCAGCCACCAGCTCTCACCCAATGTCTTTCACTGCGAGCAGCTGGGCCATACCCTGGCCCGCCTGCATGAGGCGGTGGCCGACTTCCGCCCCTTCCAGCCGAATTTGCGCGGCCTGCCCTGGTGGCAGGCGGTGGCTCCCACGCTCTATGCCAAGCTGGACGCCGACACCGCCGCCCTGCTGCGCGAGGAGCTGGCCTTCCAAACCGAGCTGGCGGCATCGCGCGCTTACCAAGACCTGCCACGCGGCGCCATCCACGCCGATCTATTCCGCGACAACGCCATGTTCGAGGGCCTGCCGGGCCGCGAACAGCTCTGCGGGGTGTTCGACCTCTATTTCGCCGGCGTCGACACCTTTTTGTTCGACCTGGCCGTGTGCCTGAACGATTGGTGCATCGACCTGGCCAGCGGCCGCCTGATCGAGGAGCGCGCCGCCGCCCTGGTGGCGGCCTACGAGGCCGTGCGCCCCTTGAGCGCCGCCGAACACCGCCTGCTGCCCGCCGCCCTGCGCGCCGCGGCGCTGCGGTTTTGGCTCAGCCGCCTGGACGACTGGCACCGCCCGCGCGCGGCGCAGTTACTCAAGCCCCACGACCCCACCCACTTTGAGCGCGTGCTGCGCGAGCGCATCGCCGCGCCCTGGCATGCGATGAAAGAACTTGGATGA
- the polA gene encoding DNA polymerase I, producing MTESKPLMLLVDGSSYLYRAFHAMPDLRGPDGQATGAVHGVVAMMRRLRDQFKPERAVCVFDAKGPTFRDEWYPEYKAQRAPMPEPLREQIPLIHEVVRLLGWPILEVPGIEADDAIGTLARVAAQQGHRVIISTGDKDLAQLVTPEVSLINTMSNEGLTEEGVMDKFGVPPNRIIDYLTLMGDTVDNVPGVEKVGPKTAAKWIAEYGSLDGVIAAAGSIKGVAGENLRKALDWLPMGRQLVTVKTDCDLHAHVTGWPALESLAIGAVDSAGLLAFFRQHGFKTWMRELEGAGVAAAGPSTVAEPTDALPPPPLQDKHYDTVTSWPAFETWLAKIQGAELVALDTETDSLNNLEARIVGLSFSVAPFEACYIPLRHAGMDAPEQLPLDEVLARLKPWLEDAARSKLGQHVKYDAHVFANHGIQIRGYAHDTMLQSYVLEAHKSHSLEALADRELGRKGLSYEDLCGKGAKQIPFAQVDVARAAEYSCEDSEMCLGVHQRLLPRIQADAGLRTVYEQIEMPTSAQLLRVERNGVLIDAERLRAHSHELGQRLLQLEAELAELAGQPFNIGSPKQIGEILFGKLGLPVKKKTATGAPSTDEEVLTELAADFPLPAKILEHRSLAKLKSTYTDKLPLMINAGTGRVHTHYAQAVAVTGRLASNDPNLQNIPVRTAEGRRIREAFIAPPGRLIASADYSQIELRIMAHLSGDEAMLAAFASGADIHKATAAEVFGAALDQVTGEQRRAAKAINFGLIYGMGAYGLASQLGIEPKAAKDYIDKYFARFQGVRAFMDETRASAKAKGFVETVFGRRLWLPEINSGNGPRRAGAERQAINAPMQGTAADLIKLAMLAVQKALDQEGKQTLIVMQVHDELVFELPEAERDWVAQRVPDLMAGVAQLKVPLLAEVGFGASWEAAH from the coding sequence ATGACCGAATCCAAGCCCCTGATGCTGCTCGTGGATGGCAGCAGCTATCTGTACCGCGCCTTTCACGCCATGCCCGATCTGCGCGGCCCGGACGGCCAGGCCACTGGCGCCGTGCACGGCGTCGTGGCCATGATGCGGCGCCTGCGCGACCAATTCAAACCCGAGCGCGCCGTCTGTGTGTTCGACGCCAAAGGCCCGACCTTCCGCGACGAGTGGTACCCCGAGTACAAGGCCCAGCGCGCGCCCATGCCCGAGCCGCTGCGCGAGCAGATTCCTCTGATCCACGAGGTGGTACGCCTGCTGGGCTGGCCCATCCTGGAGGTGCCCGGCATCGAGGCCGACGACGCCATCGGCACCCTGGCCCGGGTGGCGGCGCAGCAGGGGCATCGGGTCATCATCTCCACTGGCGACAAGGACCTGGCCCAGTTGGTCACGCCCGAGGTCTCGCTCATCAACACCATGAGCAACGAGGGCCTGACCGAAGAGGGGGTGATGGACAAGTTTGGCGTGCCGCCGAACCGGATCATTGATTACCTGACTTTGATGGGCGACACGGTGGACAACGTCCCCGGCGTCGAGAAGGTCGGCCCCAAGACCGCCGCCAAATGGATTGCGGAATACGGCTCGTTGGATGGCGTGATCGCCGCCGCCGGCAGCATCAAGGGCGTGGCGGGTGAAAACCTGCGCAAGGCGCTGGATTGGCTGCCGATGGGGCGCCAGCTGGTGACGGTGAAGACCGATTGCGACCTGCACGCTCATGTGACCGGTTGGCCGGCGCTGGAGTCCCTGGCCATCGGCGCGGTGGATTCCGCCGGCCTGCTGGCCTTCTTCCGCCAGCATGGCTTCAAGACCTGGATGCGGGAGTTGGAGGGGGCGGGCGTGGCCGCCGCCGGGCCTAGCACGGTGGCGGAGCCGACCGACGCCTTGCCACCGCCGCCTTTGCAGGACAAGCACTACGACACCGTCACCTCCTGGCCGGCCTTCGAGACTTGGCTGGCCAAGATCCAAGGGGCCGAGCTGGTGGCGCTGGACACCGAGACCGATTCGCTCAACAACCTGGAGGCGCGCATCGTCGGCCTGAGCTTTTCGGTGGCGCCCTTCGAGGCTTGCTACATCCCCCTGCGCCACGCGGGCATGGATGCGCCTGAGCAGTTGCCGTTGGACGAGGTGCTGGCCCGCCTCAAGCCCTGGCTGGAGGACGCAGCGCGCTCAAAGCTCGGTCAGCATGTGAAGTACGACGCCCATGTGTTTGCCAACCACGGCATCCAGATTCGCGGCTACGCCCACGACACGATGCTGCAGAGCTACGTGCTGGAGGCCCACAAGAGCCACAGCCTGGAGGCGCTGGCGGACCGTGAGCTGGGCCGCAAGGGCCTGAGCTACGAGGACCTGTGCGGCAAGGGCGCCAAGCAGATCCCCTTCGCCCAGGTGGATGTGGCGCGCGCGGCCGAATATTCCTGCGAAGACAGCGAGATGTGCCTGGGCGTGCACCAGCGCCTGCTGCCGCGCATCCAGGCCGATGCCGGCCTGCGCACCGTGTACGAGCAGATCGAGATGCCGACCTCGGCGCAGCTGCTGCGCGTCGAGCGCAATGGTGTGCTGATCGACGCCGAGCGCCTGCGTGCGCACAGCCACGAGCTGGGCCAGCGCCTGCTGCAGTTGGAGGCCGAATTGGCCGAACTGGCCGGTCAACCCTTCAACATCGGCAGCCCCAAGCAGATCGGCGAGATCCTGTTCGGCAAGCTTGGCCTGCCGGTGAAGAAGAAGACGGCCACCGGCGCGCCCAGCACCGATGAGGAAGTGCTGACCGAACTGGCTGCCGACTTCCCGCTGCCGGCGAAGATCCTCGAGCACCGCAGCCTGGCCAAGCTCAAGAGCACATATACCGACAAGCTGCCCTTGATGATCAACGCGGGCACGGGGCGGGTGCACACCCATTACGCCCAGGCGGTGGCGGTGACGGGTCGACTGGCTTCCAACGATCCGAACCTGCAGAACATCCCCGTGCGCACGGCCGAGGGCCGGCGCATCCGCGAGGCCTTCATCGCCCCGCCTGGGCGCCTGATTGCCAGTGCTGACTACTCGCAGATCGAGCTGCGCATCATGGCCCACCTGAGTGGCGATGAGGCCATGCTGGCCGCCTTCGCCAGCGGCGCCGACATCCACAAGGCCACGGCCGCCGAGGTCTTCGGTGCCGCCCTGGACCAGGTCACCGGCGAGCAGCGCCGGGCCGCCAAAGCCATCAACTTCGGTCTGATCTACGGCATGGGCGCCTATGGCCTCGCCAGCCAGCTCGGGATTGAACCCAAGGCGGCCAAGGACTACATCGACAAGTACTTCGCTCGCTTCCAGGGCGTGCGTGCCTTCATGGATGAGACGCGCGCCTCGGCCAAGGCCAAGGGTTTTGTGGAGACCGTGTTTGGCCGGCGCCTGTGGTTGCCCGAGATCAACAGTGGCAACGGCCCGCGCCGGGCCGGCGCCGAGCGCCAGGCCATCAACGCGCCGATGCAGGGCACCGCAGCCGACCTGATCAAACTGGCCATGCTGGCGGTGCAAAAGGCGCTGGATCAGGAAGGCAAGCAGACCCTGATCGTCATGCAGGTGCATGACGAGTTGGTGTTCGAGCTGCCCGAGGCGGAGCGCGACTGGGTGGCCCAGCGTGTACCGGACTTGATGGCCGGGGTGGCGCAGCTCAAAGTGCCCTTGTTGGCCGAAGTGGGATTTGGCGCCAGCTGGGAGGCTGCGCACTAG
- a CDS encoding BPSS1780 family membrane protein: protein MSTALKLTLHQAPAAQGLRWIQLGWQVFRQAPLALSSLLALFLLMAALLQVLGLVGALLGLAALPLVSLAFMLSAHQLLQKRMPSWQVLAQPFKLTRERSHAQLRIGLLYVICTVSVMSLGNWIDGGRFDALQEALAQAGQDSASQKAAEAALAAALADPNFFWAALVRLGGVLLISIPFWHAPALVHWGGQGALQALFSSTLGVWRNKAAFALNGLAWLGLLLAASLALALVAGLFGAPGLLPLLVMPLTLFLASVFYAGLYFMFVDSFRFVAAEVEPAPPVQA, encoded by the coding sequence ATGAGCACCGCCCTCAAACTCACCTTGCACCAGGCGCCCGCCGCTCAAGGCCTGCGCTGGATCCAACTGGGCTGGCAGGTGTTTCGCCAAGCGCCACTGGCTCTATCGTCCCTGCTCGCACTGTTTTTGCTGATGGCCGCCCTGCTGCAGGTGTTGGGGTTGGTGGGCGCCCTGCTGGGCCTGGCCGCCCTGCCCCTGGTTTCGCTGGCCTTCATGCTCAGCGCCCATCAGCTGCTGCAAAAGCGGATGCCCAGCTGGCAAGTCCTGGCCCAGCCCTTCAAGCTGACCCGTGAACGCAGCCACGCACAACTGCGCATCGGCCTGCTCTATGTGATCTGCACCGTGTCGGTGATGAGCCTGGGCAATTGGATCGACGGCGGCCGCTTTGATGCCCTGCAAGAGGCCCTGGCGCAGGCCGGGCAAGACAGCGCCAGCCAGAAGGCCGCTGAGGCCGCATTGGCCGCCGCGCTAGCCGATCCCAACTTCTTCTGGGCCGCCTTGGTCCGCCTAGGCGGCGTGCTGCTGATCTCAATCCCCTTCTGGCACGCTCCGGCCCTGGTGCATTGGGGCGGTCAGGGCGCCCTGCAGGCGCTCTTTTCCAGCACCCTCGGCGTGTGGCGCAACAAGGCCGCCTTTGCACTCAACGGCCTGGCATGGCTGGGCCTGCTCCTGGCCGCCTCGCTGGCACTCGCGCTGGTGGCCGGCCTCTTTGGCGCCCCTGGCCTGTTGCCTTTGCTGGTGATGCCGCTGACCCTGTTCCTGGCCTCGGTGTTTTATGCCGGCCTCTATTTCATGTTCGTAGACAGCTTCCGCTTCGTCGCAGCCGAGGTCGAACCGGCGCCGCCGGTTCAGGCTTGA